In the genome of Quercus robur chromosome 3, dhQueRobu3.1, whole genome shotgun sequence, one region contains:
- the LOC126719908 gene encoding uncharacterized protein LOC126719908 → MSCFKLPLGLCSEIESLIRKFWWGQKGDRRKIHWVKWETLCLPKFEGGMGFKDLALFNDALLAKQAWRLLHNQNSLFYQVFKSKFFPDYSFMEASDSHSGSYAWQSILKGPEVLLKGAKWRVGSGESINVWLDAWLPSLDHPRIQSPIVEGFEDIKVHDLIDPVTHSWDDSLIHGLFNTQEFLASEGLNNWSPRHSDRNSELWKLIWGLDVPNKVKNFVWRSGKDAIPVKANLRRRKILNEGTCDHCGQEAESVLHAIWECSKLNPIWDAIPKFSFRQVHSFADIKELILYVSNVSNKVELMVVIMWNIWFRRNQLRVSNKDHPISQVIPTSHQALLDYQRSSNMQRTQRVNPPPNRVAWTLPPDGCVKINFDGATFNDIN, encoded by the exons ATGAGTTGCTTCAAACTCCCCTTGGGTTTATGCTCCGAAATTGAAAGTCTTATaaggaagttttggtggggtcagaAAGGAGACAGGAGGAAGATTCATTGGGTTAAGTGGGAAACTCTATGCCttccaaaatttgaaggggGTATGGGCTTCAAAGACTTGGCCCTCTTCAATGATGCACTATTAGCCAAACAAGCATGGAGACTTTTGCACAACCAGAATTCCCTATTTTATCAAGTCTTCAAATCAAAGTTCTTTCCGGATTACTCGTTTATGGAGGCTTCAGATTCTCATTCAGGTTCCTATGCTTGGCAAAGTATCCTAAAAGGGCCTGAAGTTTTGTTGAAAGGTGCTAAATGGAGAGTAGGAAGTGGGGAGTCCATTAATGTGTGGCTGGATGCTTGGCTGCCATCATTGGATCACCCACGGATTCAATCTCCAATTGTTGAAGGTTTTGAGGATATCAAAGTCCACGATCTCATTGATCCGGTGACACACAGTTGGGATGACTCTCTAATACATGGACTATTCAATACACAGGAG TTCTTAGCAAGTGAAGGGCTCAACAATTGGTCTCCTAGGCACTCAGATCGTAACAGTGAGTTGTGGAAGCTGATTTGGGGTCTTGATGTCCCAAACAAAGTCAAAAACTTTGTATGGAGGTCAGGTAAGGATGCTATTCCAGTGAAGGCAAACTTGCGGAGGAGGAAAATCTTAAATGAAGGCACATGTGATCACTGTGGGCAAGAGGCAGAATCGGTCTTACATGCAATATGGGAGTGCTCAAAGCTTAACCCAATTTGGGACGCCATTCCAAAGTTCTCTTTCCGTCAAGTTCACTCATTTGCAGATATAAAAGAGTTGATCCTCTATGTCTCAAATGTAAGTAATAAGGTGGAATTAATGGTGGTCATTATGTGGAACATTTGGTTCCGCAGAAATCAGTTGAGAGTGAGCAACAAAGATCACCCAATATCGCAGGTGATTCCAACTTCTCATCAAGCCTTACTGGACTATCAACGGTCAAGCAACATGCAGCGAACTCAGAGGGTTAACCCACCACCAAACCGAGTTGCATGGACCCTTCCACCTGATGGTTGTGTAAAAATCAATTTCGACGGAGCAACATTCAATGACATAAACTAG
- the LOC126719909 gene encoding uncharacterized protein LOC126719909 produces MVRAKDPSAVFLAETWADEARLKAMQRDLNFHNLFFVERNNEGGGLALYWSNSINLNVESYSKNHFDAIINKGERDAWRFIGFYGEPVTHKRHKSWDMLRQLNNRFKLPWLCSGNFNEIVKSFIGSQFTWQKHFADRHSIWERLDRGLANNDWFMKFAGTKIHHLTTNSLDHCPLWIVPKGLEIPSITKPFRFEEMWLSDRGCTNVVEAVWASHEEADPSIKVIKKIKKCGKELQDWNRKHFGNVKRELEKKRKLLREAEAEAMRTGVNFRVRELKKEIDELVDKEYSMWFQRSKVLWATNGDKNSKYFHCRATQRKRKNSILKICKADGEWSSDMGQVTDTLTSYFQELYTSANLPPCEPTTDSINQVINEEMNEQLFREFQAWEVQQAIKQMAPLKAPGPDGKNGFMAIKLDMSKAYDRVEWPYLAAVMKKLGFNDRWIKLLMLCVTTVSYSILVNGEPKGLIHPSKGIKQGDPISPFLFLLCTEGFLGLISQAAAQGDIRGYSFSRNSPRLTHLFFADDSLLFCRSTVQECQKILDILDTYGARVSRLIEIKPPSSSTNPLIRE; encoded by the exons ATGGTTCGAGCAAAAGATCCATCCGCCGTGTTTTTAGCCGAAACATGGGCGGATGAAGCAAGGCTAAAAGCAATGCAACGTGATTtgaattttcataatttattttttgttgaaagaaaTAATGAAGGTGGAGGATTGGCATTGTATTGGAGTaattcaataaatttaaatgttgaatctTATTCTAAAAATCATTTTGATGCTATTATTAACAAGGGTGAAAGGGATGCTTGGAGATTCATAGGTTTTTATGGCGAGCCAGTGACGCATAAGCGCCATAAATCATGGGATATGCTTCGTCAGCTCAACAACAGATTCAAGCTGCCTTGGCTCTGTTCAGGAAACTTCAATGAGATAGTGAAAA GTTTCATTGGGTCACAATTCACTTGGCAGAAACACTTTGCAGATAGGCACTCCATTTGGGAAAGATTAGATCGAGGCCTTGCAAATAATGACTGGTTTATGAAGTTTGCAGGAACAAAAATCCACCACCTTACCACCAATTCCTTGGACCATTGCCCATTATGGATTGTTCCGAAGGGTCTAGAAATCCCAAGCATTACAAAACCATTTAGATTTGAAGAAATGTGGTTATCTGATAGAGGATGTACAAATGTTGTGGAAGCGGTATGGGCATCTCATGAAGAAGCCGATCCTAGCATCAAGGTGatcaagaagataaaaaaatgtGGAAAGGAGTTACAAGACTGGAACCGAAAGCATTTTGGGAATGTGAAAAGGGAgcttgagaaaaaaagaaaattattgagGGAGGCTGAAGCAGAAGCGATGAGAACAGGAGTAAATTTTCGGGTTAGAGagcttaaaaaagaaatagatgaGTTAGTAGACAAAGAATACAGTATGTGGTTTCAACGATCTAAGGTTTTGTGGGCAACCAATGGAGATAAGAATTCTAAGTACTTCCACTGTCGTGCCACccaaaggaagagaaagaattCAATCCTTAAAATATGCAAAGCTGATGGGGAATGGAGTTCAGATATGGGCCAAGTAACAGACACACTAACTTCCTATTTCCAGGAGCTTTATACCTCGGCAAATCTACCACCATGTGAGCCAACCACAGACTCAATCAACCAAGTGATCAATGAAGAGATGAATGAACAACTATTTCGAGAATTTCAGGCTTGGGAAGTGCAACAAGCTATAAAACAGATGGCCCCACTAAAAGCTCCAGGTCCTGATG GAAAAAATGGTTTTATGGCAATCAAACTTGACATGAGTAAGgcctatgatagggtggaatggCCTTACCTTGCAGCTGTCATGAAAAAATTGGGGTTCAATGATAGATGGATTAAACTACTCATGTTATGTGTTACAACAGTATCCTACTCCATTCTTGTAAATGGGGAACCCAAAGGTTTAATCCATCCATCAAAGGGCATCAAACAAGGAGATCCCATATCTCCATTCTTGTTCCTACTTTGCACGGAAGGCTTTCTTGGCCTAATCAGTCAAGCAGCAGCTCAGGGGGATATTCGAGGCTATTCTTTTTCTAGAAATAGTCCTCGCCTAACCCACctcttttttgcagatgacagcCTCCTATTTTGCAGGTCCACAGTTCAAGAATGCCAAAAAATCCTAGACATTCTTGACACTTATGGCGCTCGGGTCAGCAGATTAATAGAAATAAAACCACCATCTTCTTCAACAAATCCACTGATTAGAGAATAA